The segment ATCATACCACTATTTTCACCGATTAAACGTTGTTTTGCCGCATCAAATTGATAGTAGTCGTTATCTAAAGTGGAAATATGGACTAAGCCGTCAATGAATAGCTCATCTAAACGTACGAATAAGCCAAAGCCCGTTACAGATGAGATCACTCCGCTAAACTCAGCGCCCACGTGATCTTGCATATATTCACATTTCAGCCAATCTGCTACTTCGCGAGTGGCATCATCGGCACGGCGTTCTGTCATCGAGCAGTGATCACCTAATAAATCCATTTCATCAAAAGAATAATGATAGCCGCCAGTATCTGTCGTTTTACGTTTAGCCCCTTTTTCTTTTGCTAATAAATATTTAATTCCACGGTGAAGGGTTAAATCCGGATAACGACGAATCGGGGAAGTAAAGTGTGCATATTCCTCTAAAGCTAAACCAAAGTGGCCGATATTATCCGCATGATAAACGGCTTGGCTTAATGAACGCAGTAACATGGTTTGGATAAGCTCATGATCTGGACGATCTTTCACTTGCTCTAACAATTTCGCATAATCTTTTGTGGTCGGTTTCATGCCACCTTCAAGGCTTAAACCACATTCACTTAAGAATGCACGGAAAGATGTCAGTTTTTCTTCACTCGGTGTGGCATGAATACGATAGAGTGCAGGCTCTTTATGTTTTTCCATAAAGTTTGCTGCTGCAATATTCGCAAGAATCATGCATTCTTCAATGATTTTGTGAGCATCATTTCGCACAACAGGCTCAATGCGATCAATTCGTCCCATGGCATTGAAAATAAATTTGGTTTCAATGGTTTCAAAATCAATAGCACCACGTTGTTTGCGTGCATTGAGTAACGCTTGATAGAGGTGATGCAATTCTTCTAAATGCGGCACTAGCCCTTGATAACGCGTGCGAAGTTCATCATCACCATCTAAAATTGCCGCGACTTTCGTATAGGTTAAACGAGCATGAGAATTCATTACCGCTTCATAAAAACGATAGTCCGTGAGTTTACCTTTGGCGGAGACGTGCATTTCACACACCATACACAAGCGATCAACTTGTGGATTCAGTGAACACAATCCGTTCGATAAAATCTCCGGCAGCATTGGCACAACACGATTTGGGAAGTAAACGGAGTTACCTCGGTTATAAGCTTCAGTATCTAATGCAGAACGTAAACGTACATAGTAGCTGACATCGGCAATTGCCACCCAAAGCTTCCAGCCTTTACCACTTTTTTCGCAATATACGGCATCATCAAAATCGCGCGCATCTTCGCCATCAATGGTCACCAGAGGAAAATTGCGTAAATCCACACGGCCTTTTTTGGCTTCTTCAGGCACTTCTTCCGTGAATTTTTTAACGTATTTTTCGACCGCACTTGGGAATTGGTGAGGAATGTCATGATTACGAAGGGCGATCTCCACTTCCATCCCTTTTGCCATATTGTCACCCAGAATTTCGCTAATGATACCAATAGGTTGAGTAAAGGAGGCAGAGCGTTCTTGTAATTCAACCACGACAACTTGTCCCATTCGGGCCCCATTGCGGTGTTCATTAGGGACTAAAATATCTCGTCCGATACGACTGTCATCAGGCACCACATAGCTAAAACCATTTTCTAAGAAGAAACGGCCAACAATTTGTTTTTTACGACTTTCAAGTACACGAACAATACGGACTTCACGACGACCACGTCGATCCAAGCCTGCCGGTT is part of the Haemophilus parainfluenzae ATCC 33392 genome and harbors:
- the rnr gene encoding ribonuclease R — encoded protein: MTKKSLKKADPNYQKELAKYGNPIPSRDYILQIIRENNAPMSREEILTALSIKSDEQQEAMRRRLRAMENDGQLVFTKRKRYALPEKLDLFKGMVIGHREGYGFLQVEGKKEDLFIPNHQMQRVMHGDFVLAQPAGLDRRGRREVRIVRVLESRKKQIVGRFFLENGFSYVVPDDSRIGRDILVPNEHRNGARMGQVVVVELQERSASFTQPIGIISEILGDNMAKGMEVEIALRNHDIPHQFPSAVEKYVKKFTEEVPEEAKKGRVDLRNFPLVTIDGEDARDFDDAVYCEKSGKGWKLWVAIADVSYYVRLRSALDTEAYNRGNSVYFPNRVVPMLPEILSNGLCSLNPQVDRLCMVCEMHVSAKGKLTDYRFYEAVMNSHARLTYTKVAAILDGDDELRTRYQGLVPHLEELHHLYQALLNARKQRGAIDFETIETKFIFNAMGRIDRIEPVVRNDAHKIIEECMILANIAAANFMEKHKEPALYRIHATPSEEKLTSFRAFLSECGLSLEGGMKPTTKDYAKLLEQVKDRPDHELIQTMLLRSLSQAVYHADNIGHFGLALEEYAHFTSPIRRYPDLTLHRGIKYLLAKEKGAKRKTTDTGGYHYSFDEMDLLGDHCSMTERRADDATREVADWLKCEYMQDHVGAEFSGVISSVTGFGLFVRLDELFIDGLVHISTLDNDYYQFDAAKQRLIGENSGMIYRLGDKVKIRVVAVHLEQKMVDFSLVESARKPRRVGKTAKQKAKKVFKELPPKASKKRKSAVKNKDVSKKPTRKRKK